The genome window CGTCTTCTCGCTGATCACTGGCCCTTTGATGAGATGATGATAAGCCTTCACGTTGTCAAACTCTTTTCTATCCTGGTTATAGCCGGTTTCAATAAAACTAGATAATCATGACACAAAATATCATATACATTCAACCCTTCGCTCCGCATCACCTGTACGTAAGGCACATTGCGGGCCGACAGGGCAAGGGCTGGATGATCGTCCGAGGTAACAAACAAGGCCTTGTTAATCTGCAAATTTTGCATGACCTTGACAAAGTCTCTGGTCTTGGGGGTGTCGTAAGGATAATCCTCCAGCACCAGCAGTTGACCCTCCTTAAGTTTACTGGAAAGGGCCATCTTCAACGCGGCCCGGCGTACCTTTTTGGAGACTTTAAAGGCATAGCTGCGCGGTTGGGGTCCGAAAACCACTCCCCCCCCACGCCAGAGGGGCGACCGAATGGTCCCCGCTCGGGCTCTACCCGTGCCTTTTTGCCG of Deltaproteobacteria bacterium contains these proteins:
- the rplD gene encoding 50S ribosomal protein L4; the protein is MAVVDVYDINRSKVGEVSLAETIFEVPIKSHLLHEVVTMQRACRRAGTASTKGRSDVRGGGRKPWRQKGTGRARAGTIRSPLWRGGGVVFGPQPRSYAFKVSKKVRRAALKMALSSKLKEGQLLVLEDYPYDTPKTRDFVKVMQNLQINKALFVTSDDHPALALSARNVPYVQVMRSEGLNVYDILCHDYLVLLKPAITRIEKSLTT